In Triticum aestivum cultivar Chinese Spring chromosome 5B, IWGSC CS RefSeq v2.1, whole genome shotgun sequence, the following proteins share a genomic window:
- the LOC123117206 gene encoding pathogenesis-related protein 1-like codes for MEYSPKLAVLVLLALASAMAVTAQNSEQDFVDGHNAARADVGLGEVTWDATVAAFAQDYADQRRGDCQLIHTPDGRPYGENLYGGGGGGTEWTATDAVNSWVSEKQYYDHDSNTCSAPEGESCGHYTQVVWRDSTGIGCARVVCDSGDGVFIICSYNPPGNFPGVSPY; via the coding sequence ATGGAGTACTCGCCGAAACTAGCAGTACTGGTGCTCTTAGCTCTCGCGTCCGCCATGGCGGTCACGGCCCAGAACTCGGAGCAGGACTTCGTGGACGGCCACAACGCGGCGCGCGCCGACGTGGGCCTTGGTGAGGTGACATGGGACGCTACCGTGGCAGCCTTCGCGCAGGACTACGCCGATCAGCGCCGCGGCGACTGCCAGCTGATCCATACTCCTGATGGCCGGCCGTACGGGGAGAACCTctacggaggcggcggcggtgggaccGAGTGGACGGCGACGGACGCCGTGAATTCGTGGGTGTCGGAGAAGCAGTACTACGACCACGACAGCAACACCTGCTCGGCGCCGGAGGGTGAGTCGTGCGGGCACTACACGCAGGTGGTGTGGCGCGACTCGACGGGTATCGGCTGCGCCCGCGTCGTCTGCGACAGCGGCGACGGTGTGTTCATCATCTGCAGCTACAACCCGCCAGGCAACTTCCCCGGGGTGAGCCCGTACTAG